Proteins encoded together in one Triticum dicoccoides isolate Atlit2015 ecotype Zavitan chromosome 7B, WEW_v2.0, whole genome shotgun sequence window:
- the LOC119337417 gene encoding protein REVEILLE 6-like isoform X2, protein MVSMSTAPKPLEAAAAAVGGGGGDGGGGGGGKGGKEQQQQVAVAAGPPMAVPADAAAAEDARMKVRKPYTITKSRESWTEPEHDKFLEALQLFDRDWKKIEAFVGSKTVIQIRSHAQKYFLKVQKNGTGEHLPPPRPKRKAAHPYPQKASKTASQAVLSQQPAPPPPPPRDQDSVNVSMDASMVVPSTNANAVVPSWDNALVQPTQVTSAIATNNCSSSIESQSGTWPTSEAVEQENVLPQMRAMPDFSQVYNFLGSVFDPDTTGHLQRLKAMDPIDVETVLLLMRNLSMNLINPEFEAHRQLLSSYGSGGDENKPEGMENLGSQSSHLPSMVTSE, encoded by the exons ATGGTGTCCATGAGCACCGCGCCCAAGCCGCTTGAGGCCGCGGCGGCCGCCGTGGGAGGGGGCGGCGGGgacggagggggagggggaggcggaaaaggcgggaaggagcagcagcagcaggtggCGGTGGCCGCGGGGCCGCCGATGGCCGTGCCGGCGGACGCGGCGGCCGCGGAGGACGCCAGGATGAAGGTCAGGAAGCCCTACACCATCACCAAGTCCCGGGAGAGCTGGACCGAGCCCGAGCACGACAAGTTCCTCGAGGCGCTGCAGCT GTTTGATCGTGATTGGAAAAAGATAGAAGCATTTGTTGGCTCGAAAACTGTGATACAG ATAAGGAGCCATGCACAGAAGTACTTTTTGAAGGTTCAAAAGAACGGTACAGGCGAACATTTACCACCGCCTCGGCCGAAGCGTAAGGCAGCCCATCCATATCCGCAGAAGGCCTCTAAAACTG CATCCCAAGCTGTTTTATCACAACAacctgctcctcctccccctcctccgagGGATCAAGATAGTGTTAATGTGTCTATGGATGCATCTATGGTTGTACCAAGCACAAATGCAAATGCCGTGGTGCCTTCCTGGGACAATGCTCTTGTTCAACCTACACAAG TTACAAGTGCCATTGCCACAAATAACTGCTCTAGCAGTATAGAGAGCCAATCTGGAACGTGGCCAACCTCTGAAGCAGTTGAACAAGAAAACGTGCTGCCACAGATGCGGG CTATGCCAGATTTTTCCCAGGTATACAACTTCCTGGGAAGTGTATTCGATCCAGATACAACTGGACATTTGCAGAGGTTAAAGGCAATGGATCCTATTGATGTGGAAACG GTACTACTGCTCATGCGAAATCTATCCATGAACTTGATTAACCCAGAATTTGAGGCCCAT AGGCAGTTGCTCTCGTCGTATGGTTCTGGTGGAGACGAAAATAAACCTGAAGGCATGGAAAATCTCGGGTCCCAGAGTAGCCATCTCCCATCCAT GGTAACGAGTGAGTGA
- the LOC119337417 gene encoding protein REVEILLE 8-like isoform X1 — protein MVSMSTAPKPLEAAAAAVGGGGGDGGGGGGGKGGKEQQQQVAVAAGPPMAVPADAAAAEDARMKVRKPYTITKSRESWTEPEHDKFLEALQLFDRDWKKIEAFVGSKTVIQIRSHAQKYFLKVQKNGTGEHLPPPRPKRKAAHPYPQKASKTAPVASQAVLSQQPAPPPPPPRDQDSVNVSMDASMVVPSTNANAVVPSWDNALVQPTQVTSAIATNNCSSSIESQSGTWPTSEAVEQENVLPQMRAMPDFSQVYNFLGSVFDPDTTGHLQRLKAMDPIDVETVLLLMRNLSMNLINPEFEAHRQLLSSYGSGGDENKPEGMENLGSQSSHLPSMVTSE, from the exons ATGGTGTCCATGAGCACCGCGCCCAAGCCGCTTGAGGCCGCGGCGGCCGCCGTGGGAGGGGGCGGCGGGgacggagggggagggggaggcggaaaaggcgggaaggagcagcagcagcaggtggCGGTGGCCGCGGGGCCGCCGATGGCCGTGCCGGCGGACGCGGCGGCCGCGGAGGACGCCAGGATGAAGGTCAGGAAGCCCTACACCATCACCAAGTCCCGGGAGAGCTGGACCGAGCCCGAGCACGACAAGTTCCTCGAGGCGCTGCAGCT GTTTGATCGTGATTGGAAAAAGATAGAAGCATTTGTTGGCTCGAAAACTGTGATACAG ATAAGGAGCCATGCACAGAAGTACTTTTTGAAGGTTCAAAAGAACGGTACAGGCGAACATTTACCACCGCCTCGGCCGAAGCGTAAGGCAGCCCATCCATATCCGCAGAAGGCCTCTAAAACTG CCCCTGTAGCATCCCAAGCTGTTTTATCACAACAacctgctcctcctccccctcctccgagGGATCAAGATAGTGTTAATGTGTCTATGGATGCATCTATGGTTGTACCAAGCACAAATGCAAATGCCGTGGTGCCTTCCTGGGACAATGCTCTTGTTCAACCTACACAAG TTACAAGTGCCATTGCCACAAATAACTGCTCTAGCAGTATAGAGAGCCAATCTGGAACGTGGCCAACCTCTGAAGCAGTTGAACAAGAAAACGTGCTGCCACAGATGCGGG CTATGCCAGATTTTTCCCAGGTATACAACTTCCTGGGAAGTGTATTCGATCCAGATACAACTGGACATTTGCAGAGGTTAAAGGCAATGGATCCTATTGATGTGGAAACG GTACTACTGCTCATGCGAAATCTATCCATGAACTTGATTAACCCAGAATTTGAGGCCCAT AGGCAGTTGCTCTCGTCGTATGGTTCTGGTGGAGACGAAAATAAACCTGAAGGCATGGAAAATCTCGGGTCCCAGAGTAGCCATCTCCCATCCAT GGTAACGAGTGAGTGA